In the genome of Jaculus jaculus isolate mJacJac1 chromosome 11, mJacJac1.mat.Y.cur, whole genome shotgun sequence, the window ctgagactacatagtgaattccaggtcagccggggctagaatgaggccctactttgaaaaaccaaaagaaaaataaatggagaaatgcCATGCCCAGACACTGAGGTTCAATGGGTTGAACTTAGTATTTGTTTTCAAAACTCTCTAGGTAATATTAATGTGCAGCCTGGATTGACAATGACTGTGGAGGCTGTAAGAGAATTTCCAAAACAAAGCACAAAATATTTGTGAAACAGAGGCTTGCAAAGTGATCAAATACAGTAATTAGAGGTTTAAGCAATAGCTGTGTGGAATAAAGCTTGCCTTGCACCTaactggccctgggttcaatgcctagcaccaccaaaaaattttttaaaaatctacttaaAATCCAGtaaaattaagagagagaaaatagggctgagggactagagagattgctcagtggttaaggcacctgcctacaaagcctaaggacccaagctcgattccccagtacccatgtaaaccaaatgcacaaggtggcacatgtcttgagttcgtttgtagtggctggaggccctggtgcgcccatcctccctccctcctttcctccctccctctctttctctctttcatttgacCCATCtctatgtctctgcttgcaactaaataaataaaatttttttaatattttttatttatttatttgagagtgacagacacagagagaaagacagatagagggggagagagagaatgggcgcgccatggcttccagcctctgcaaacgaactccagacgcgtgcgcccccttgtgcatctggctaacgtgggacctggggaaccgagcctcgaaccggggtccttaggcttcacaggcaagtgcttaaccgctaagccatctctccagccctaaaattttttttaaaaagaaagaaaatagggctggaccTACCAGATGGAGAAATGTGTTTCTTGGCATCATAAATACACGGTTCGCTGCCTGCTCTGCCGCAGTGATGTGGTTCCCAAAGATGTCAGTGCTGCCACTGCCACCATCAAGGCCACATGTACCAGTCAGTTTATGGACTAGTGCCCCGCTGGCTTCAAAGTTGGCATTAATTACCAGCCTCCCACCGTGGTACCTGGTGGAGATCTGGCCAAGGCGCAGCGAGCTGTATGTATGCTAAGCAACACCACAACCATTGCTGAGGCCTGGGCTCTCCTAGACCACAAGTTTGATCTGATAAATGCCAGGTGTGCCTTGGTGCACTGGTATGTGGGTGAGGATACAGAGGAGGGAGAGTTTTTTGAGGTCCGTGAGGAAGCGGCTGCCTAGAGGAGGATCATGAGGAGGTTGGTGTGGATTCTGCTAAAGGAGACAGTGAGGAAGATGGTGAAGAATACTAATGTTCAAATGTCacaaaggtgctggagagatggctcagcagttaagttgcttgcctgcaaagcctaatgacttcaGTTCGATTtttcagtgctcatgtaaagccagatacacaaagggacgcatgaacctggagttcctttgcagcagctgaaggccctggcatgcccattctcccagtctagcccaggctgacctagaattcactatgtagtctcagggtggccttgaactctcagcgatcctcctacctctgcctcccgagtgctggcttgaatgttgtgcaccaccacatctggcaaataaaaatgtggttttttgttttgttttgttttttaatgtcacAAAGGTGCTGTTTTTGCAGGGAAGCTGTAACAACATTGAAAAGCTGCGGTCTGAcctattaatttaattaataatttaattaatgtaCCAGTACATGTTCTCATACAATTACTGACCCGGGCTTTAAAACATGGAGGCTTGGTCGCAGACTCAAGCTCTCCATTTCTTTGATgggttttaaataaaatactccctgtcttagaaagaaagaaagagagagagagagagagagagagagagagagagaagaaaggaagaaagaagaaaagaaaagaaaagaaaagaaaagaaaagaaaagaaaggaaaggagagatggctcagcagttaaaggaccttgtttgcaaagcctgatggcctgggtcaattccccaggacctatgcaaagtcagatgcacaaagtggcacatgtgtctggagttcatttacagcagcaggatgccctggcatgctcatactcagtctatctctctgtctctttctctatctcaaataaatagataaaaatatttttaagccagcacagtggcacatgcctttaatcctagcacttgggaagatccccatgaatttgaggccagactgggactagagtgagtttcaaCTCAGCCCtggttagtgtgagaccctatctaaaaataaataaataaaagattaaagacGATTTCTACTTAAAATACagtaaatcaaaaacaaacaagtatcACATATTGAGAGGTTCATGGTTAGGAGCGGGTCAGAACTTGGAGCTTCACCAAGCTTAGTTCACTGAAGACTCTTTCACCAATAAACTGCTATATTTCAATAACAGGGCaatgatttatttgcatgggaAGGATATACACATCAACTATACAATTTCACCAGAAAGAGGATATGTTTCTGCGAACAAGTTTCTGTAGAGCCCCTTTCAAGTCCCTGTTCCGCAGGCTGTAGATGAAAGGGTTCAGCATGGGCGTCACCACTGTGTACAGGACGGTGGCTGCTGTGTCCTGCCCAGCGGAGTGCGCGGAGGACGGGCTGAAGTACACAGCGATGATGGTGCCGTAGAAGAGACAGACCACAGCCAGGTGGGAGCCGCAGGTGGAGAAGGCTTTCCACCTTCCCCTCGCGGTCGACACCCTCAGGACAGCGCGGGCGATGTGGATATAGGAGGCCAGGGTGCAGACAAAAGGGGTGATCATGATCAGAGCGCCCTCGGTGAGAATCATGGTCTCATTGAGGTGTGTGTCTGAGCAGGAGAGTTTCAGGAGGGGAGTCACATCGCAGAAGAAGTGCGGGATGACATTGTCTGCACAGAAGGAGAGTTGAGACATCAGCAGAGTGTGCAAAAGAGAATTCAAAGTGGCAACAACCCACGATCCCCCCACCAGCAGGGCACAGAGCTGATGGGTCATCTTTGTTGTGTAATGCAAGGGGTGACATATGGCCACAAAGCGGTCATAGGCCATCGCGGCCAGCAGGAAATTGTCCATGTCcacaaacatgaaaacaaaatacatCTGCGTGAGACAGCCGGAGAAGGAGATGGCCTGGCTCTTGAGAATGTGACTGGCCAGCACCTTGGGCACGGTGGTGGAGGAGAAGCAGATGTCCACGAAGGACAGGTggcagaggaagaagtacatgggcgTGCGCAGGCGGGAGTCTGTGCCGACGGCCAGGAGGATGAGCAGGTTCCCGAGGACGGTGGCCAGGTACATGGTGAGGAAGAGCAGGAAGAGGAGCTGCTGCTGTCGGGGCTGCCGGGAGAGAC includes:
- the LOC123453263 gene encoding olfactory receptor 1361 is translated as MRGTNQSRVSEFLLLGLSRQPRQQQLLFLLFLTMYLATVLGNLLILLAVGTDSRLRTPMYFFLCHLSFVDICFSSTTVPKVLASHILKSQAISFSGCLTQMYFVFMFVDMDNFLLAAMAYDRFVAICHPLHYTTKMTHQLCALLVGGSWVVATLNSLLHTLLMSQLSFCADNVIPHFFCDVTPLLKLSCSDTHLNETMILTEGALIMITPFVCTLASYIHIARAVLRVSTARGRWKAFSTCGSHLAVVCLFYGTIIAVYFSPSSAHSAGQDTAATVLYTVVTPMLNPFIYSLRNRDLKGKLKKS